The Microcoleus sp. bin38.metabat.b11b12b14.051 genome window below encodes:
- the hemL gene encoding glutamate-1-semialdehyde 2,1-aminomutase, translating to MVSTTLKTTKSEEIFAAAQKLMPGGVSSPVRAFKSVGGQPIVFDRVNGAYIWDVDSNKYIDYVGTWGPAICGHAHPEVIKALHESLEKGTSFGAPSLLENVLAEMVIDAVPSIEMVRFVNSGTEACMAVLRLMRAFTGRDKVIKFEGCYHGHADMFLVKAGSGVATLGLPDSPGVPKSVTANTLNAPYNDLEAVKALFAENPGEISGVILEPVVGNAGFITPDAGFLEGLREITKDNGALLVFDEVMTGFRIAYGGAQEKFGVTPDLTTLGKVIGGGLPVGAYGGRREIMGMVAPAGPMYQAGTLSGNPLAMTAGIKTLELLQKPGTYEQLDRITKKLSEGLLKIAKEAGHAVCGGQISGMFGLFFAAGPVHNYDDAKKSDLTKFSRFHRGMLEHGIYLAPSQFEAGFTSLAHTEEDVDRTLAAAREVMASI from the coding sequence TTGGTTTCCACAACCTTGAAAACGACCAAATCAGAAGAAATTTTTGCCGCCGCCCAGAAGTTGATGCCTGGTGGCGTCAGTTCCCCCGTGCGCGCCTTCAAATCCGTAGGCGGACAACCCATTGTCTTTGACAGGGTAAACGGAGCCTACATTTGGGATGTTGACAGCAATAAATACATTGACTATGTAGGGACTTGGGGCCCGGCTATCTGTGGCCACGCTCACCCGGAAGTCATCAAAGCCCTTCACGAATCCTTAGAAAAAGGTACAAGTTTCGGCGCCCCCTCGCTGTTGGAAAACGTCCTCGCCGAAATGGTGATTGATGCCGTTCCCAGCATTGAAATGGTGCGATTTGTCAATTCTGGCACCGAAGCCTGTATGGCTGTTTTGCGGCTGATGCGAGCCTTCACCGGCCGCGACAAAGTGATCAAATTTGAAGGCTGCTATCACGGGCACGCCGATATGTTCCTAGTAAAAGCTGGTTCCGGCGTCGCAACTCTCGGGCTTCCCGACTCTCCGGGCGTGCCAAAATCCGTTACCGCCAACACCCTCAACGCTCCTTACAATGATTTGGAAGCAGTTAAGGCTTTATTTGCTGAAAATCCCGGCGAGATATCAGGTGTAATTCTGGAACCTGTTGTAGGAAATGCCGGTTTTATTACTCCAGATGCAGGTTTTCTTGAAGGTTTGCGGGAAATTACCAAAGATAACGGCGCTTTGTTGGTGTTTGATGAAGTAATGACTGGTTTCCGCATCGCCTACGGCGGAGCTCAGGAAAAATTCGGTGTCACCCCAGATTTGACAACTTTGGGTAAAGTTATCGGCGGCGGTTTGCCCGTGGGAGCTTACGGCGGAAGGCGCGAGATTATGGGGATGGTGGCTCCCGCTGGCCCGATGTATCAAGCTGGTACGCTTTCGGGAAATCCTTTGGCGATGACTGCTGGAATTAAAACTTTGGAATTGTTGCAAAAACCTGGCACTTACGAACAGTTGGACAGGATTACTAAAAAACTGTCGGAGGGATTGCTGAAAATTGCTAAGGAAGCGGGACACGCGGTTTGCGGCGGGCAAATTAGCGGGATGTTTGGCTTGTTTTTTGCGGCGGGCCCGGTTCACAATTACGACGATGCTAAGAAGTCGGATTTAACAAAGTTCAGCCGTTTTCACCGGGGAATGTTGGAGCACGGTATTTATCTGGCTCCTTCGCAGTTTGAGGCTGGGTTCACTTCTTT